TTGGGGCAACCATCTGTcccccaaagaaagcctaccggcactataggcggggatgtaaaaaaaaaaaagaagaggtgggaATGTGAGTGAGGGGTCATTAGCTGTGAGTTTCAGGATAtttttgttttaaaaaaatacaaaaatgtcTGATCAGTGCAATACAGTTTGTTCAGTTAGATTCAGTAAAGTCAGAGGCGTTATTTAATGGCACCTGTAGTTATGACTAAGGCTGCTGCTGATTTATATAACTACACCCATAGTCTAAGGGTCAAAAATAAGTCAACCCCCACTTAAGTTTATACAGGAGTGCATTAGTTCTGCCTGATAAACAACTTCATTTTTTATCATCTGCTCTCAAATGTAATAGCACATGATTTGGGTGTTTACAAAGTGgcttgcttaacccggtagcagcggggatcatgtttcttaatggtccctccaagtgagaaaaatgagaaaaaaatcacctatcacacaaaccatttcataatgtatatcaaagcatttgtgatcagattatgtatcatcaattttggggggtttatatcatggcacaaatttggcccgtcactgctacacggtagagctacgaatttggcccatcgctgctaccgggttaaattttaTGTTTCCTTCCGTGAGACCCATACTTGCTTTGCCAATAGAGGAACATTTAGTGGAGGATAAGCTTGTAAAGATATGCTAGTAGAAAGCATCAACTATTTaagtttattttaattcaaaGACTGTGTAGCTTTGGTGATACATTTGCATAAATTCTTGAGTACTGAGTTAATAATCCTAATGCAGGTCCAAGACTAAGACTAAGACTAAGATGACCTCTTCTACTACTGCCCTATTTTTGGGGCTCTCAGTAGAATCATTAAACATTCTACTCAATTTAACAGACATCATTTTAATGGATTTTGGATTTAATGGGTCTGCTTCTTGAAAAATATGTCTTCTAtggtccaaccaaattgtcgagccCGTTTGGGCGTTGGCTCccgtgggtccatttctcccctctgctctgccacacagtcccaacacctattttttcctatcatacgttacctttaccttacatatgagaggaagagataggtgttgggactgtgtggcagaacagaggggagaaatggacccgcgggagcctccaCCCAAACAGACTCGACATTTTAGTTGGACTAGAGGTGGCTATGTGATGACGCGGCGTTCTCACCAAATATCACATGACTTGCAATACATGTCTTATCATATACTAGTGGACCAGCACCATATTTTAATATGTAtaccatacaaacacacataccatACTTTAACAACAGCACCATGTAGAAGGTGACTCGCTCACTTTGGAAGTTTGTTTACCACTGattggggggcttcgtggtgcagtggttagcacactcggctcacaaccgagagagcccgagttcgattcccgggcagagtggaaaaatttgggcggcttttccgataccctacgcccctgtccacccagcagtgaatgggtaccaggtattaatcgggggttgtgtcccgtctcctgggatctgttcccttctcctataattccttccccttctgtctctctccggcatatgatcacagatgttgcgccgactaaataaAACTTTTCTTTCCGACAAGTACCATATACTATTACTGAGGATTGAGTGTATTTTCAACGCTTAATTACAGTGTCCTTGCATCAGAAGTCAGATTTGAGATTTCTAaaatttccttttcatctccacaGTGAGGCGATGAAGAGGAACAACATCACTGTTCGTCTTTTGTTGTCTGTGGACAGGGCGAGGGGCGTGGAGGATGCATGGTCCACCCTCCAGCTGGCTAAGGAGTATCTCACACATGTAAGAAGGCTAAATATTTTTATTACTTCTTGACTTCTATAGTCTTTCTCTGGTCAGATTCACTTGTCCTAGTCTCAGAACACTGCCTGAGTTTGACTTTctttaactcggtagcagcgacgggccaaatttgtggctttaccatgtagcagcgatgggccaaatttgtttccatgatataaaccccccaaaatagatgttccttaacccggtagcagcggggatcatgtttcttaatggtccctccaagcgagaaaaatgagaaaaaatcacccctcacacaaaccatttcataatatatatcaaaccaTTTCTGATCACAttgtgtatcatctatttttggggggtttatatcatggcacaatttggcccgtcgctgctacacgacaaagccacaaatttggcccggcgctgctacGGGGTTAAGGAACAACTTATATTACAATTTTTGGTCTTTCTATACTTCCCCATGCCTCTGTGGTGCAATGATTATTGTGCCTAGCTACAAACCCACATGCttgggtttgaatcccagcctgggcaATTAGCATGCAGCTCACctggctgttcatcctccctttagggctggtcagtaaatgggtaccttgggaaacctatagtccaaccaaattgtcaagtccgtttgggcgtaggctcccgcaggtccatttctcccctctgctctgccacacagtcccaacacctgtctcttcctctcatatttaaggtaaaggtaacatatgagaggaagagataggtgttgggactgtgtggcagagcagaagggagaaatggacccacggGAGCCTACGCCCAaatggactcgacaatttggttggactatagggAAGGTCAACGGGCGTAActcagatgtcacactggccctgtgtcccggggtaatggtttATCACCTGGCACAGGTtcattagggtaggcggtggctgagtggtagcgtgctgggcccacattcaacGCGTGATggaggacgcaggttcgaatccccacgctaccacctgggatttttcagtcaccaccaaatggcttaaaactacccacatgctgtcctgaagaccacccatcaacccggactctagaggaaaccatccaagtgaatcaagaaggagttccagggggcagcatgagccaatagaagatggtgccactataaacacttgcctgcgccatgacgggctggggctgactaacATCTAGGCCCCTTAAGAAAaatctaccggcgctataggcgtacacgtaaaaaaaattaaaaaataaaaaagggggaaCAAGGCAATGGAGATGAGTCCCGAGGCTATGTGTAgccatagcgtatgcccccaactttactttttttttttttttacttcccttcagAGACATCTTATACacataatagaatgtgtattctCAAACAGTTTTTCAGTTTTATATATTTGAAATAGGTGAGTATAAAAGGAGGATAACTTAATATTTGCATCATTAAAATTTCTATTAAATATATCAAATACATACCATCAGTATCAGTAAAATAGTTCATATATTAGCCTGCCACctttttacgttgtggcctattgtgccgataggcttcttcctggtgggacctgatggtcggcccagcccgttctggtgcaggcgagtgtttatagtggcgctatcttgttttggctcatgctgccccccagaactcatctttgagcctctctttggagaggttatctagagcccaggttgatgggtggtcttcagggcagcatgtgggtagtcttaggccactcggcagtgactgaaaaacctaAGCTGTgcagcggccaggattcgaacccgcgtcccttctggagctcctgaacgcgtgGCTGtcactctaaccactcagccaccgcctccccctcctaTGGTACATTAAAAAAAATTGCATTCTTCCTTCCAAAATTCAGTCCATTCTTTCATACCTTTGCATACGTTTGGACTGACAGTTCATCTTTACCTGTCTTTCTGCACTCATTTTCACCATACCTTAGTCACACCACTTCACTTTTCATTCCATTTTATTCACTGCATTCATTCCCACTTTCACATTCAGCTCCTTCCTGACAAAAGAAATGTGCTTCATTAACCTGGTAACAGCggggattatgtttcttaatggtccctctaagcaagaaaaatgagaaaaaatcatcattcacacaaaccatttcaaaatatatatcaaagcatttgtgatcaatttatgtatcatctattttgggggctttaaatcatggcacaaatttggccctcgctgctacacagtaaagccacaaatctggcccgtcgctgttacctgGCTAATATTTAGATTATTCACTTTTTATAAAATTTCATTCATTCTATTGATCCTCACTACTACATTCAGCTCCTCGAGTTGACAATCAAAATAAGATTCAGTGATTTACTAATACCTAGTTGTCAAACAAGTATTAGTGAAAATGTTTGTCTCAATATCTTGAAAGAATAaggtgtaggaagaggaaaatacagacaaaggagagAGTTTCAATGTCTACCAATGTGAAAGGCACGTAAGAAAGCAGCTTCTAAAGTGTTGTTGAAATGTAAAAGAAAGGTGCATTTCAATGTTGTGTCCTCATAATGCAAGATTTCTTTACTACATTCTCAGCAGAAAATGTGGCCATAAAGGTAATAGCTATAATGAAGTCTATAAGCAGATTTTTTGCAAAGCTTTATGTTAAGACTCCTGGCACACTGCTGTGCTCAGACCCCTCTTGATCTTCAGGATACCTTTGGCTGTCTGGTATGTGGTCTTGATGTGAGCGGTAACCCTCACTCAGGAGACCTGAAAGAGTACCTACCCATCCTGCAGGAGGCTCAGAGGAGTGGCCTCAAGTTGGCTGTTCACTTGGCCGAGGTGAGTGCTGCTCCATGGTgagataatcatcatcatcatcatcgtttaacgtccatttattccctatggtgggattggatgggatatgagcctcctccactgttgccgatccatagccatttcttccgtgatgttcagcctcctcatatcttcctccaccacctttctccacgtcttccttggccttcctggtggtcttctgccctctacctcaaaaTTCAGTGCACGTCTCAGGATAAAGGCAGGAGAATCAATACATGCAGCCATTTTGGGCTCCTTTGTCTGCACAGGGGCCTCTAAATACATATTATGGTAACAATAAGGAAACACCAGATGACTTGAACTTGTATTAGATAGCAACCAGGTTAGGAGCGTGGAAATCAGTGGAAGGCCATTAGGTGAAATTACATTTTACTAAAAAGATAATTGCATTCCTGAGACCCTAAAACAACTCTTCAATTAAAAGCTAAGGTTAATAAGACATAGAGTGTTACTTTGCCTTTATACATATCCAATAATTGCCTTTTATATTTGTGTAATAGTCAGTCTCATGCCATAGACCCTCTGAAGGCTATGATATGCTTGACAGGAGATAAATTAATCCCCTCAGAAAAGTAATAGTATTTACATAAAATTCAATTCCCAAATCTTGACCAAAAAGAAATCATTAAGTAATTTATCTTTTACAAGAGTATGTATGGAACATGCGCTTAGACACCTCTATATATACTTCAGTGGCTGTCTTGTAAGACTGTACAAATGTAATGATATAGAATAACTTTTCATTTCACTCAACTTGTCTGAGGACACTATAGGAAAGGTACTTGTATATACCACCACATTGGTAGATTTAACTCTTTCATTGCTAATcactcgcaacgagactatcccccgaGGCGCACTCGGGCAGCCCAGCCGGGGGAGGGGGGTATCTTTTAACCACcaatgttgcagaagttgatgAAGAGGAAATCAGAGTTGctgtcaagacacctctttggGTTGTTGCTACAAGAAATGGGCTCTGACCTGGGGACATTTAGTACATTTAATTGTAAGAGTAAGAACTTATTTTTCTTTGGGTGCTTGCAAAGTATCGTATGTCCTTGCTTAAAAGTTGAGAGCCAGGGCGAGGTGATTCAAACCTCAGTGCCACAGCATTATATCAGGAAGGGCATTCAATATGAAGCCCAGAGCCACAACCCTAACCCTGACCCCATATACCATACAATTTGCTAAAAGCTATAAAGACAAGGACCAGTGTAAaagttgtatttttttattattttatttatttatttattttattttttcaaaatCCAAGTTTTGGGGATAAGCTTTTATATGAATAATACTTCTTTTACACAGAAATTACTTTTCTACAGTTTTGACTTTACTCCTCAGTTAAACATGTCATAACTTACGAGTGTCGGCTTTTACTTGAGACCGTCTGCTACACCAGTATTATGCTTTGCTCCAGATAGCTAGCTCTTTTTTAGTCATCTATGAGTGTATAGAAATTATTCCCAGTAATTTCAGGTGCCAAATGAGACAGAGACATTGGAAGTATTAAGCAGTGGTCTTGTGGATCGCATTGGCCACGGCACATTCATCCACCCTGCCAGCGGCGGCTCCACAGCGCTACACAGCATTGTTAAAGACAAAAAAATTCCACTTGGTAatattttgtttcatttgttAAATATTTTTATCAAAGATTTAGCTTCTGACCCTCAGGTTTTCTGGGGGAATTtatttaacccgtgggcttcggctatgggaaagacGAGAAGTGGCCGAAAAacgtcaacattacactgcattttcaGACTAAGAAAAGAGCTACACAGaccactcctcttctctccataataaaaacgttaaaaaaaaaatttttttttttactcaaactccattctacGTGgatggtgtttgttacaaaataaacagtctcgtgatgtGTGGCATCTAGCTGAGAGTTGCCTGTTGTCTgttttagagaatttgacaagtgattgctgtatggatagctaattcagtctgccgtgACCTTACAgaaccacctatgacaaataagcccacctcaagatcactcacccagcGGACCAACTCGCGGGAGTCCTAAACGGGGTCCGCTGAAGCTGCCGGGTTAAAAGAACAGCTAAACTCCGTCGCATGGAATGACGCTAAATAGTTACTGAAatactccactccactccaagggagggaggtgaaatacAGTCTCAAGAATGGGGGGTCGTTCAAGAAGGCCATATATCGCCAGATGACGCCTTAGGGTTGCAatcttgccaccctttccttaaaatacagAATGCCATTTGTTCCATTTTTGCCTGTCTGAAttgttaagcagataaaattcagtattttaaaaatgTAGTGAGTGCATTTTTCAGTGAACCACAGAACCAGtctataaaattatgtttgtcaagggtcgtcctgaaatacgtgtaaaatacacgTCGTAACGTCTCTCCCCCTTAcacttgccttcaccagcagcgggcagtggctgtcagtcatggcaggccagagaaattttagggtttgCCATTCATTCCTtgaaatatggattcgttctgtattggagaatgggatgttgcatttcttattttttttctgatcaaggtggcaaccctaactgagactctattcccattgttttctgctttgaACACTCTAGTTTTCCGGTTAACAAAAGGAACCCACGCTcatgtcttcgacttgtacaaaaaaaaacaccagtacTCGTCGAAAGACCAACTTGGTCAGCTAGGCTGACGTAAGGTGATAGAGTCGGTTTATcggcatccttccctccccttcatgagccgtcacccAGCAAGTGTTTGTGGTTCCTCCTCTAGGGGACGTAGGAGTTTGACCCTGATAGCCTCCATATAGCCATAAAAACCataaaaatttttttaaaaaaaaggaacaaatagGATGCTCATAAACCAAGTCAccactcgtaaactaaggcatGTTTTGTAGGAtttttttgctcataaatcaaaatactcgtaaactaaggcactcgtaaaccaaggtttGACTGTATTGTCATTTTTTATGTCGCACTAGAATTTGGACAACTGTATATTTCCTCTAGGGCTTTGGTCTTTGGGGTTTTTGGATAAGTGGAATTCAGATGAGTGAACTTTTACTGTAATAATACATGTAGTCTTTCTGGGCACATATTCTTTACTACACTCCTCtattattgtatttatatattGTATGTATAataatttcatataaatttacagaaGTGTGTATCTCATCGAACATCAAGTCTGGGACAGTGAAAAATGTTGTGGATCACCATCTTGGTTTGTGGAGGAAAGAAAACCACCCCCTTGTGATCTGTGTAAGTCTTGAATACCtaaagggggcttcgtggtgcagtggttagcacactcagctcacaaccgagagagcccgggttcgattcccgggcagagtggaaagaTTTGGGCagctttccgataccctacgcccctgtccaccaagcagtgaatgggtaccagatattaatcaggggttgtgtcccgtctactgggatctgttcccttctcctataattccttccccttctgtctctctccagcatatgaccacagatgttgcaccgactaaatgaaactttccaacttgaaTGCCTAAtgcaaatatgtgtgcttgtggatcttacttttttcttttctttataggAGACTCTaagaattgaatgaaaaaaatcaatgtaaaagatttttttttttttttttttttttatttttttttttttttacatcaaaggagacagctcaagggcacacaaaaaagaaaataataataaaaaaagccagttactcactgctcccaaaaaagaatcaaaagaggtggccgaaagaaaggtcaatttcaggaggagaggtgtcctgataccctccttttgaaagagttcaagtcgtaggcaggaggaaatacagatgaaggaagattgttccagcgtttaccagcgtgagggatgaaagagtgaagatgctggttaactcttgcatgaagggtttggacagtatagggatgagcatgagtagaaagtcgtgtgcagcagagccgtgggagggggggaggcatgcagttagcaagttcagaagagcagtcagcgtgggaatattgatagaagatagaaagagaggcaacatcgtggtggaatttaagaggtagaagactatcagtaggaggaggagagctgatgagatgaagagccttagactccactctgtccagaagagctgtgtgagtggaggccccccacacatgagatgcatactccatacgagggcggacaaggcccctgtatatggatagcagctgcgcgggggagaagaactggcggagatgatatttggaagattgtgtcgagttgatagatggagaaattaagtttttgaggcattgaaggacacaaggttccttctgccccaatcggaaatgatagcaaggtctgaggttaagcgttctgcagcctccagtctggagttgtgtacttcctgttgagagggtcttctattgaaagaagttgaataatgcagagtggagtcgtcggcgtatgagtggacaggacagtttgttatggaaagaagatcattgatgaataacaggaagagagtgggtgataggacagagccctgtggaatgccATTGTTGATAGGTATAGGGGAAGAgcaggaaattggagataaaggaacagagagagggatagaatctgaaagagggcagtttagaaagcaaagactggtgccagactctatcgaaggctttcgatatgtctagtgcaacagagaaagtttcaccgaaatggctaagaatATGCTATGTGAATAGAGGAACATTCCAAAAGAGAATAACCTACATAGTCTTTTTATCTGAAAGGCACATATCAATATTTTATCTTTCATTGTGTACAGTATAAACTAACCTGAGGTTGTTTGCTTTGTTACAGACAGATGATAAAGGTGTGTTTTCCACCTCCCTGAGTGAAGAGTTTTCCCTTTGTGCTCAGGTAAGCAGTCTGATCCAAGCACTGATTGATTCA
The nucleotide sequence above comes from Eriocheir sinensis breed Jianghai 21 chromosome 65, ASM2467909v1, whole genome shotgun sequence. Encoded proteins:
- the LOC126987506 gene encoding adenosine deaminase-like protein A isoform X1 — translated: MALQTYCQSLPKVELHAHLSGSLSDATVLSLIRTKSQKGADSLPASAEVTIKRGHQRTLEECFQVFRILHSITDSLEAVRTITLDVIQEFASDNVRYLELRTTPKDIPNKMTKKEYMNTVLEATIEAMKRNNITVRLLLSVDRARGVEDAWSTLQLAKEYLTHDTFGCLVCGLDVSGNPHSGDLKEYLPILQEAQRSGLKLAVHLAEVPNETETLEVLSSGLVDRIGHGTFIHPASGGSTALHSIVKDKKIPLEVCISSNIKSGTVKNVVDHHLGLWRKENHPLVICTDDKGVFSTSLSEEFSLCAQTFSLSESDLHELCLGGVDAAFLPQKEKEKLRQEVQKELDSLKGKLVSRCCP
- the LOC126987506 gene encoding adenosine deaminase-like protein isoform X2; this encodes MALQTYCQSLPKVELHAHLSGSLSDATVLSLIRTKSQKGADSLPASAEVTIKRGHQRTLEECFQVFRILHSITDSLEAVRTITLDVIQEFASDNVRYLELRTTPKDIPNKMTKKEYMNTVLEATIEAMKRNNITVRLLLSVDRARGVEDAWSTLQLAKEYLTHDTFGCLVCGLDVSGNPHSGDLKEYLPILQEAQRSGLKLAVHLAEVPNETETLEVLSSGLVDRIGHGTFIHPASGGSTALHSIVKDKKIPLEVCISSNIKSGTVKNVVDHHLGLWRKENHPLVICTDDKGVFSTSLSEEFSLCAQTFSLSESDLHELCLGGVDAAFLPQKEKEKLRQEVQKELDSLKGKLVSR